The genome window TCAAAGGTGACTTGCTGGCCAGTTACATGGTCAATATCTTCTTCAGGATTTTGCTGGAGATAGCATTTATAGTGGGTCAATATTACTTGTATGGGTTTGTGCTGGACCCCAAGATTGAATGCAGTAGAGCTCCCTGTCCGTTCACTGTAGAATGCTTCATGTCACGACCAACAGAGAAGACCATCTTCATCATCTTCATGCTGGTGGTGGCGTGCGCATCTCTGCTGCTGAATGTGGTGGAGATATTCTATCTGATCTGCTCCAAGTGTGGTTCTGGCTCAAGAAGACGAGCCAAAGCAGTTCCAGCCATCGCAATCCACAGCTGTCTGGATGGAGGCAGTATGATGCAGAACGAGAAGATGAGTCTTCATGCAACTGGTCACAGCACAGCCTGAAGTCACTGATCACCAATCAACTATTGTAAACACTATTGACATTTCTGTTGATATACAGAGGAAGAATGCCACTGAAACTGTCAGCCCTACAATAATGCAGGGTCTTAAAGGCCCAGTAAAGTCAGAAACGTGATTTACCTGTGTTTTATATGTATTTTCACATTATGAGGTTTGACTAATGCAGTGAACTTGTGagaatgatgataatgccctttcattgtaagagctgtttgaaatggCTGCCTGAAATTGGAGTTTGGATGGAGTTTTGACCTTCCAcagtgacatcaccatgcggtaatTAGTTAAATAGACCAacaagaaagagagttccaaacatcGCTGacaataacagctaattttcagTTTTTCCCTC of Salvelinus namaycush isolate Seneca chromosome 29, SaNama_1.0, whole genome shotgun sequence contains these proteins:
- the LOC120024327 gene encoding gap junction Cx32.2 protein-like → MGEWGFLSSLLDKVQSHSTVVGKVWMTVLFIFRIMVLGAGAEKVWSDEQSNMICNTKQPGCKNVCYDHAFPISHIRFWVLQIIFISTPTLVYLGHVMHVIHKENKLRQRLSQAANEMGKMPKYSDEKGHVKIKGDLLASYMVNIFFRILLEIAFIVGQYYLYGFVLDPKIECSRAPCPFTVECFMSRPTEKTIFIIFMLVVACASLLLNVVEIFYLICSKCGSGSRRRAKAVPAIAIHSCLDGGSMMQNEKMSLHATGHSTA